The Brachyspira sp. SAP_772 genome includes the window AAACTTATCAAATAAATATTTACTATCCTCTGGTCCGGGGTTAGATTCTGGATGATATTGAACAGAGAATACTGGGAATTTTTTATGTTTTACTCCCTCGCAGCTTTCATCATTTAGAGATATATGAGTTAAGATTAAGTCTGTATTATGTAAGCTATCTTTTTCAACGGCATAACTATGATTTTGACTTGTAATGCTTACTTTATTAGTCTCTAGATCTTTAACAGGGTGATTTCCTCCTCTGTGTCCGAACTTTAATTTGGTTGTGTTAGCACCGCATGCTAAACTTATAAGCTGATGCCCCAAACATATTCCAAATATTGGAACCTTTCCTATAAGTTCTTTTATTGTTTTTATAGACTCTTTTACATCTTTTGGGTCCCCCGGTCCATTTGAAAGCATTACTCCATCTGGATTTAATGCCATTATAGTTTTAGAATCTGTATCATAAGGCACTACTATCAAATCACAATCTCTTTTGCTTAACTCTCTTATTATGCCAAGCTTTGCACCAAAATCCATTAATACAACTTTCTTGCCTCTGTTTGGTATAGGAAAGGCATTTTTTGTAGAAACTCTTTTAACATGGTCATTCATATATGGTGTTTCTTTTAGCATTTTTACTACATCATCTTTATTTTCAATAGTATCGCTCATTATGGCTTTTAATGTTCCTACTTCTCTGATTTTTTTAGTTATAGCTCTGGTATCAATATTTTCTATGGCAGGAATATTTTTTAATTTTAAAAATTTATCTATATTTTCTGCATTTCTAAAATTATTAGGACTTTTACAAGCCTCTTTTACTATAAGACCAAATATTGCAGGATTAAGACTTTCAAAGTCATCTCTGTTTATACCGTAATTTCCAATTAAAGGATAAGTCATAACAGTTATTTGCCCGCAGTATGATAAATCAGATAACACCTCCTGATAACCTGTCATAGATGTATTAAAAACTAATTCACCTATTTTGAAATTATCAGCACCAAAACCAATGCCTTCATAATGACTTCCGTCTTCAAGTATTAAATAACGTTTCAATTTTTGCCTTCCTATTATTCTAAATTTTTTTTAGATTTTTACTAAAAATAAAAAAAAGATTAGAAATTGACAAAAAGCCAATCTCCAATCTGTTTTTTAAATTATTATGAAACTGCCTAACTCGCAGAATATTTTTTGATGTAAAATACTTAAAAATCATAACCTTATTTTAATTTAATTTTATTTTCAATAAATATAACATATATAATTAATATTACAATCATTTTTTATAAAAACAAAATAAATTAAATAATAATTATTTATATTAAATAAAGGTTTTGAATATAATTATTTTATATTATAGCATAAAAATACTATTTATAATAATTGAAATATTCTTGCCATATATATTCTTTATGTTATACTGATTTATAGAAATTAACATAATAATTCGGAGAATAAAATGAGTAATGAAGATTTAAATGAAGAGATAAATACATCAGGTTTTGACGCCATCACAGAAACTTTTGAAAAAATATATACAGAACAAAAAGAACCTCTCCATTACAGACCTATAATATGTTATGAACTTGGAGGAGAAGACCCTCTTGACGGAATAAGTATTTACAGAGGAAAAGGATACTATCATTTTGTTACTTACGGATTCAGTGAGCTTTATGAAAAAGAATTTGACAATAAAGAATATAGCGGATTTGGTTTCGAGCTTACTTTTAAATTAAAAATGAATGAAAAACAAATTAATAATACAAAAGATGATGATGCAGAAGATAATGAAATAAAAACAGCAGTAAAATTTTTGCAGCAATTAGCAAAATATGCATTTGAAAGCGGAGCAGTTTTCAATCCTTATGAATATATATGGACTAAGCAGAAAGAGGGAATTGATTGTGAACAGAAATCAAAAATCACAGGTTTTATCACTATACCAGATGAAGCAGGAGAAATAAATACTCCAAATGGAAAAGTTGTTTTTGTTGAGCTTTTAGGAGCAACAGATGCTGAGCTTAATGCTATATATGATAAAAAAATTACAGTAAAAGATTTAGCTCAAAAGATAGGAACAGATATAACAGATTATAATAGAGAATCTTTATTATGAATTATAAAAATTGATTTAATAAAAATATTTTTTTTACAAAAACTGATTATTAAAAAACTAAATTAATAAATATTATTCCTATTCAAAATGAAAAGAAATAAGTTGAAAAGTTACTGACAAGGTTATAAAATAATTAAAAAAGAATAATATCGCTTTTAATGCTCCTTTCAAAAATAAAAGCTCTGAAGTAATAAGAAATATTTTTTATAGGAGTTCAAAGCGTTTATATGTACAAGGTAAAATAAAAGCTGCTTACTCTATACATGATATAAGACATTATTTTGCTGTTACTTTATATAAACAAACCAGAGGCATAAAACTTATTAGAAAAGCATTAAACCATAGCAATATAGCTATAATAGGACTATACTTAAAAAGTTTGGAAGTAGAATAATATTTTAAGTGTTGCGATAATTACTGTTATAGAAGATTATTATTAATCATTATACCCATGTTGTATAAAATATTCTTTAGATAATTTATGATTGTATTGGTCTGCTAAATTTTTTATAAATAGGATGGGTTCATTTTTATAAAAATCATCACATTTTGAAAGTTCTAATAATTTTTTTGAATACTCGAAAATTTTAGAATAATAATTTTAGATTGTAATTTATGCATATGATATATAGATATCAAACTATATAAAAATTATAAAATTGGAAAACTAGAAATACTTTTTTTAAAAATTCAATGGACTTTTCTACATTTTTCAATCCATAGTAAAAATTAGCAATTCTACCTAAACAAAATGCTATGTAAGAATTATCAATAGTATTATTCTTATTATCTAAAATTTCAAAAAATATTTTAATGGCTTCTTTATATTTTTTTGTATAAAATAAATTTTTAGCTTTTTGTGTTAAATTATTTATTAATTTGTTTTTGAAATAAATTTTTTTGAAATAAATTTTAAAATAAAAAAACGCCCTTTAATAAAAAGAGCGTTTATATTTAATTGTTAAAAAATAAATTAATTTTCAATCCATATATCTGGTTCAAGTTTGATATTTACTTTATTGTAATCAACTATTTCTATGCCTTTGTAATAGAATTTCAAAATTTCTTTATAGTCTTTTTTTACCTGAGCCATACCAAAAGCTCCCCACTGACACATACCAACACCATGTCCGCTTCCTTTACCTGTGATTATTATTCCATTATCTACTTTCTCTATACTAAATTGTAAAGAAGGTACTATTACAGGAGATAATTTATTTCTAAAATCTCTTGAAGGTATATCTTTTTCATCTATTTTTATATTAACAGCTTTTCCAGATTTAGGGTCTTTATTTACTTTTATAGAAGAGTTTTCATTAGCCTCTAAGGCAAAGTCATTATTTAATTCTTTATAACTTAAAGCATTAGTCCAAGGTTTTATTTGGGCATTACAATAAGGACATTCAACTCCCTCTAAATAAGGCACATTAGCTCCAAACACATTTTTAGCACTGTCGGTATATCCTCCGCATAAAGCACTAAAATATGTAGCTATTACTTTATTATTATATACAGCTATTTCAGATTTTGTTCTGTCTACTGCTTGCTCTGTGTTCCAATTAATTTTTTCTCTGCCATTGTATACTTGATATTTTGTAGTGTTGTCAACATCGAAAGGTTTTTCACCATTGTTTTTTAATATATGAAATATAGCATAAGTACGTGCAGCAACAGCCTGTGCCTTTAGTGCTTCCATAGGCCAAGAAGGAGACATTTCATGAGGTAATACTCCTTTAACATAATCTTCAATATCTAGTTCATTAATTACTATCATAGTGTTGTTGTAAGGTATAAACTTTAATGAACCATAATATTCTTTGCCGTTTAATGTAAAACCGTCTTTAGTTTCAAAAACTATTCCCTCTTTATAAACTCCAACATCATTAACTTTTAATCCTAATCTGTTTTCTACAACCATTACTGTTTCATTTGTTAAACCTGATATTATTTCACTTTCATATTTATAATTATATGCTTTGTATGGACCTTTTATATTGATTGTATATGGAGCTTTTACATCTGTTAAATATACTTTAATATTATTAATTTGAGCAAATGCAAAAATAGAATTGATTATAAATAAGACTAATATTAGAAATAAAAATCTATTTAATTTCATAAATATGTTTTTCCTCCAAAAATATATTTAGTTTTTTAATTATCGTAAATTAATATCGGAAGTTAATAAAAGTACTTGATATATTTATTGTATTACAAGATATTCGCTTTCATTATGTATTCTGTCTAAAGCTGTAACATAATATACATATTTTACATTTTTATCTGCTTTTTCATCTCTATAAACTATCTTACAATTAGTATTGAAATCTTCTCTTCTAATTTTATCTATAATTTCAAGTTTGCCGTTATTTTCTTTTTTTCTGTATATTACATAATAAACTGAAACACCATTTAAAACATGAGAATATTTATCAAGTTTATATTCATTAGGGTCTGTAAAACTAATCACATTTACACCAAAAGATTTTTTTAAGCTTGGATTTTCTAATTTTAGTGGAGGAGTATTGATATCACTCATTGTGTTCATTGTTGGAACTATCGCTTTAAATATATAATTATTTTTCTTTATATTATCAATAGCCTTATATCCATAATCTCCAGTGCCTACATCATTTAAATACATATTATGCATAGTAAAAAATGAAGAGCCTTTTATATATCCTTTACCAACATATCTTATATAATCAACCTGTTTAGACATTACCCATACATCTTTCCAAGGTTCATATTTATCTTCTCTCCCCATTTTGTATAATGCATGTCCTATATATATGTCAGCAATATTTTTATTTGTAGCTTTTCTTGCTTGACCTACCCACCAATTAATCATTTTATCAAAAGGCACTGTTCTATGAGAAGAGCTCCAATAAATTTGCGGAATAATTGCATCAATATACATCTTGTTTAAACCGTCTTTTTCTGCGGCATTGCTAAGAGTTGTTGTTTTTTGTCCATTAAGCATCCAAAGTAAAACATCCGCATGCAAAGCATCAAAGTTTGGATTATAAGATTTACTATCGCTTCCATTAGGGTCTCCATTATATTCGCTTAAAGGCTCTTTATTTCTCCAAACTCCAGCAGGTGATATTGTCCATTTTACATAAGGCTTTCTTGATTTTATTTCTTTATATATACTGCTTACTAGATTATTAATATTGTTTCTTCTCCAAGCATATAATCCATCAACTCCATAATTATCATAAGAAGTGTTATTAGCATCATATCCTAAATTGCTTGCATATTTTGAAGAGCTTACTTTATCAGGCCAATCTCTATATGTTTTGCCGTTTAATGAGTTTTGATAAAAATAATCATCAAAATGAATACCGTCTATATCATAGTTTTCAACTACCTCTACAACAGAATCTATTACATACTTTGAACTTATAGGCTCACCGGGGTCTAAATATAGTCTATTATCATACCAATGAACAGGTTTAAGTCCGTTTGAAACATAAGTGTGAATAAAGTTTTTTTTGGAGAATTGTTCTTCATAACTTTTATTGGTGTCGTATTTTAATGATATTCTATATGGATTAAACCAAGCATGAACTTCTATATTTCTTTTATGAGCTTCATTTATTATAAACTCAAGCATGTCTGTTTTAAATGGATAATCATCTCTTTCATCTTCTGGATTAATACCAAAAAAATACCTTGTAGTAGGGTTAATTTTTGATTTGAATATTACTCCAGCATCTGGTTTAACTTGCACAAATACTGCATTAAAATTATTATTATAAAGTGTATCTAAATATTTTATTATTAAAGCTTTTTGTTTTGCTTCACTTCCTCCCATTACAGGCCAGTCAATATTAGCAACCGTTGAAAACCAAGCAGCCCTAAACTCTCTATACATAGGATTTAAGCTTCTATCTTCATCTATACTCTCTAAAAGCATTTTATTGATAATTTTATTTTCTTTATAATCTATGCTTTGACATGATAATATAATTGATAACAATATTGTTAGAAATAATATTTGTTTTTTCATAAAGCCTACAAAATAAAAATTTATTTACTAATTTCGGTATTTATTATAAACTATTGAGGTAATTATAATTTGCACTTGAAAAATATTTATAATAATATAAATTTATATTATAAAATTATTTTTTTATATATTATTATTTTTAAGATTTTTATGACGATAATAAATAATAATATATGTAAACTACTAAGGAAATAAATAATGAAAAAAATAATTTCTGTAATTTTAATGATATCTATTTTTTTATCACCTTTAATGGCACAAAATAACTATACTTTCCCAGAATATATGGAAAGACTCCAAAGACAAGTTCCTAAAAAAGCCATACAATGGTTTGAAGAAAATGGATATTCTGATGCTTATGGTGTGGATAAACGTATATTTATTTTCTATAGAGGTATAAGCAGATATCATAAATATGCTAGATATAATGGCA containing:
- a CDS encoding carbamoyl phosphate synthase small subunit, with amino-acid sequence MKRYLILEDGSHYEGIGFGADNFKIGELVFNTSMTGYQEVLSDLSYCGQITVMTYPLIGNYGINRDDFESLNPAIFGLIVKEACKSPNNFRNAENIDKFLKLKNIPAIENIDTRAITKKIREVGTLKAIMSDTIENKDDVVKMLKETPYMNDHVKRVSTKNAFPIPNRGKKVVLMDFGAKLGIIRELSKRDCDLIVVPYDTDSKTIMALNPDGVMLSNGPGDPKDVKESIKTIKELIGKVPIFGICLGHQLISLACGANTTKLKFGHRGGNHPVKDLETNKVSITSQNHSYAVEKDSLHNTDLILTHISLNDESCEGVKHKKFPVFSVQYHPESNPGPEDSKYLFDKFIDMMNNNYGEKNA
- a CDS encoding suppressor of fused domain protein: MSNEDLNEEINTSGFDAITETFEKIYTEQKEPLHYRPIICYELGGEDPLDGISIYRGKGYYHFVTYGFSELYEKEFDNKEYSGFGFELTFKLKMNEKQINNTKDDDAEDNEIKTAVKFLQQLAKYAFESGAVFNPYEYIWTKQKEGIDCEQKSKITGFITIPDEAGEINTPNGKVVFVELLGATDAELNAIYDKKITVKDLAQKIGTDITDYNRESLL
- a CDS encoding SpoIID/LytB domain-containing protein, coding for MNSIFAFAQINNIKVYLTDVKAPYTINIKGPYKAYNYKYESEIISGLTNETVMVVENRLGLKVNDVGVYKEGIVFETKDGFTLNGKEYYGSLKFIPYNNTMIVINELDIEDYVKGVLPHEMSPSWPMEALKAQAVAARTYAIFHILKNNGEKPFDVDNTTKYQVYNGREKINWNTEQAVDRTKSEIAVYNNKVIATYFSALCGGYTDSAKNVFGANVPYLEGVECPYCNAQIKPWTNALSYKELNNDFALEANENSSIKVNKDPKSGKAVNIKIDEKDIPSRDFRNKLSPVIVPSLQFSIEKVDNGIIITGKGSGHGVGMCQWGAFGMAQVKKDYKEILKFYYKGIEIVDYNKVNIKLEPDIWIEN
- a CDS encoding glycoside hydrolase family 10 protein; translation: MKKQILFLTILLSIILSCQSIDYKENKIINKMLLESIDEDRSLNPMYREFRAAWFSTVANIDWPVMGGSEAKQKALIIKYLDTLYNNNFNAVFVQVKPDAGVIFKSKINPTTRYFFGINPEDERDDYPFKTDMLEFIINEAHKRNIEVHAWFNPYRISLKYDTNKSYEEQFSKKNFIHTYVSNGLKPVHWYDNRLYLDPGEPISSKYVIDSVVEVVENYDIDGIHFDDYFYQNSLNGKTYRDWPDKVSSSKYASNLGYDANNTSYDNYGVDGLYAWRRNNINNLVSSIYKEIKSRKPYVKWTISPAGVWRNKEPLSEYNGDPNGSDSKSYNPNFDALHADVLLWMLNGQKTTTLSNAAEKDGLNKMYIDAIIPQIYWSSSHRTVPFDKMINWWVGQARKATNKNIADIYIGHALYKMGREDKYEPWKDVWVMSKQVDYIRYVGKGYIKGSSFFTMHNMYLNDVGTGDYGYKAIDNIKKNNYIFKAIVPTMNTMSDINTPPLKLENPSLKKSFGVNVISFTDPNEYKLDKYSHVLNGVSVYYVIYRKKENNGKLEIIDKIRREDFNTNCKIVYRDEKADKNVKYVYYVTALDRIHNESEYLVIQ